The Novosphingobium aromaticivorans DSM 12444 genome segment GGAGCCGAAACCGATCTCGGCCACGCGAGACAACGGGACCGAACCGCCCGATGCGGTCGGCACCGGCAGGTTCTCGATGATCGACAGGTCGCGGCGCGAATCCTCGGGCAACTTGACCCGGATCGGCACCTGGCGGTCGGAAAGCGAGAACTTGGCGCTGTTCTGGTCGATCTCGCCCTGCGTCGCGATACGGATCACCTGGCTCAGCGCCTGGGTGGTCACGCCCAGGTTCGCGGCCAGGTCGAGGCGCGGCTTGATGATGACTTCGGGACGGCGCAGGTCGGCGCTGATGCGCGGCGCCACCAGCAGCGGCAGCGCGCTCATCTGCTCGACCAGCGTCTGGGCGGTACGCTGCAGCAGCTCGGGATCGGACCCGGCCAGCATGATGCTGATCGGACGCCCCGAACCGCCGCCCGGTCCGCTCGGACCCTGGGCCTGGAAGTTGGCACGCACGTCCGCAATCTGCTGCAGTCGCGGCGTCATCTGGCGTTCGAACTCGAGGCTCGAGCGTTCGCGGTCCGCCTTCAGGTTGACGTAGATGTTCGCCTTCGCCTCGCGCACGGAAGCAAGGGTCGACTTGACCTCCTGTTCCTTGCTGAGGAGCGTGACGATCTCCTGCACCTTCTTCTCGGTTTGCTGCAGCGTGGTGCCGGGGACCATCTCGATGCTGACCGTGCTCGAATCGCTGTCGGTATCAGGGAAGAACTGCGTCGGGATCACCGCGAACATGACAAGCGTCAGCAGCAGCGCGCCAAAGCCGATGCCCATCATCCACAGACGATGGTCGCGCAGCCGGGCGCGGAAACGTCGTCCCGGATGCGCGGCACGATACGCCGCCGCCTTCGCGGTATCGAGCGACCAGCCCAGCACCTTCATGTAGCGGTCCATCCACGGCCCGCCGCCATGCTCCGCCTCGCCGTGGGCCTTGAGGAAATAGGCCGCGATCATCGGCGTGATCATGCGCGCGACAAGCAGCGAGAACAGCACCGAGATGACGACGGTCAGGCCGAAGTTCTTGAAGAACTGCCCCGAAACGCCAGGCATCAGTGCCACCGGGAAGAACACCGCGACGATGGAGAAGGTCGTCGCCACCACGGCAAGGCCGATCTCGTCGGCCGCGTCGATCGCCGCCTGGTATGCGCTCTTGCCCATGCGCATGTGGCGCACGATGTTCTCGATCTCGACGATGGCGTCGTCGACCAGCACGCCCGCCACGAGGCCCAGCGCCAGCAGCGACATCTGGTTGAGCGTGAAACCCATCAGGTCCAGCACCCAGAACGTCGGGATCGACGAGAGCGGAATGGCGATGGCCGAGACGATCGTCGCCCGCCAGTCGCGCAGGAAGAAGAACACGACGATGACCGCAAGGACCGCGCCCTCGACCATCGCGTTCATGGACGAGCGGTACTGGTCCTTGGTGTAGCTGACCGAGGTGAACAGCAACTCGAAGTGGACCTTGCCGCCCTGCTCCTTCTCGATCTTGCGCATCTCCTCGAGCGCGCCGTCATAGACCGAGACGTCGGATTCCCCGCGCGCACGCGACATCGAGAACGTGACGACCGCCTTGCCGTTGAACTTCGCGATCGAAGTCAGCTCGCTGTAGGAATCGCGGACATCCGCGACGTCCTTGAGCCGTACGGTGCGGTTGCCCGAAAGCGCGATCTCGGTCTGCGACAGGGCATAGGCATCACGCGCATTGCCCAGCACGCGCACCGACTGGCGCGAACCGGCGACTTCGGTCTTGCCGCCCGCCGCGTTGATGTTGACCTGGCGCAGCGCCGCGTTGACCTGGCTGGCGGTGACGCCCAGCGCGTTCATGCGCATCGGGTCGATGGTGACCGCGATCTCGCGGTTGACGCCGCCCGACCGGCTCACTTCCGCCATGCCTGGCACGGTAAGCAGCCGCTTGGCGATGGTGTCGTCGATGAACCACGAGAGTTGCTCGATGGTCATGTCGTCGGCGGCAACGGCGAAGTAGGCGATGGGGTTCGAGGACGTCTCGACCTTGAAGACCTGCGGCTCGAGAATGCCTTCGGGCAGGTCGCTGCGGATCTGGTCGACCTGGTTCTTGACCTCGTTGACCGCGGCGTTGATGTCCTGCCCGATCTTGAACTGGACCATCGTCTGGCTGTTGCCTTCCGATGCCGTCGAGGTGAGCGTGTCGACCCCGGCGATCGAACGGACCGCCGATTCCACGCGCTGCGTGATCTGGTTCTCGATCTCGGTCGGCGCGGCACCGGGCTGCGCGATCGAGACGATCACCATCGGGAACTCGATGTCCGGGTTGTCCTGCACCTTCATCTGCATGAAGGACACGAGGCCCGCCAGGGTCAGCCCCAGGAACAGGACGATCGGGACGACCGGGTTGCGAATGCACCAGGCCGAGATGTTCTGGAAGTTCACGAAGCCGCCCCTACTTGGCGAGGACTGGCTGGACCGCGTCGCCCGGATTCAGGAATCCGCCCGCCCGCAGCACCACCCGCTCGTTGCCCGCCAGACCCTGGACCACCGAAATGCCGCGCGCGCCGACCTCGCCGGTCTTCACGTCGCGCCGCTGGGCCTTGTTGTCGCTGCCCACGACGTAGACGAAGGTGCCCTTGTCGTCGCTCAGAATGGCCGATTCCGGCAGGAGCGGCGCGGTGACCGTGCCCGAACGCAGCGTCGCGCTGGCGAAACCGCCCGGACGCAGCGCAGGATCATAGGACAACGCGATGCGGGCGATGCCCTCGCGCGATTGCTGGTCGATGGTCGGCGAAAGCTGCCAGACCTGCCCGTTGAAGACGCGGGTCGTGCCCACGGGCGTCACCTCGGCGGTGGCGCCCACTGTCAACCGCGCAAGGTCGGCTTCGGCAAGGCGCGCCTGCATTTCCATCTGCCCGTCGCGGGCAAGCGAGAACAGCACGCCCGAACCCGAGCTGACGATCTGG includes the following:
- a CDS encoding efflux RND transporter permease subunit, whose protein sequence is MNFQNISAWCIRNPVVPIVLFLGLTLAGLVSFMQMKVQDNPDIEFPMVIVSIAQPGAAPTEIENQITQRVESAVRSIAGVDTLTSTASEGNSQTMVQFKIGQDINAAVNEVKNQVDQIRSDLPEGILEPQVFKVETSSNPIAYFAVAADDMTIEQLSWFIDDTIAKRLLTVPGMAEVSRSGGVNREIAVTIDPMRMNALGVTASQVNAALRQVNINAAGGKTEVAGSRQSVRVLGNARDAYALSQTEIALSGNRTVRLKDVADVRDSYSELTSIAKFNGKAVVTFSMSRARGESDVSVYDGALEEMRKIEKEQGGKVHFELLFTSVSYTKDQYRSSMNAMVEGAVLAVIVVFFFLRDWRATIVSAIAIPLSSIPTFWVLDLMGFTLNQMSLLALGLVAGVLVDDAIVEIENIVRHMRMGKSAYQAAIDAADEIGLAVVATTFSIVAVFFPVALMPGVSGQFFKNFGLTVVISVLFSLLVARMITPMIAAYFLKAHGEAEHGGGPWMDRYMKVLGWSLDTAKAAAYRAAHPGRRFRARLRDHRLWMMGIGFGALLLTLVMFAVIPTQFFPDTDSDSSTVSIEMVPGTTLQQTEKKVQEIVTLLSKEQEVKSTLASVREAKANIYVNLKADRERSSLEFERQMTPRLQQIADVRANFQAQGPSGPGGGSGRPISIMLAGSDPELLQRTAQTLVEQMSALPLLVAPRISADLRRPEVIIKPRLDLAANLGVTTQALSQVIRIATQGEIDQNSAKFSLSDRQVPIRVKLPEDSRRDLSIIENLPVPTASGGSVPLSRVAEIGFGSGPTQIQRYNQSRRVFVGADLPPGVVKGEAMAAIMKLPIMKNLPQGVSNTAAGEDKFQAEMMKNFGIAVASGVLLVFSVLVLLYHRFISPLVNMGSLFLAPLGGLIAIWLLGQSLSLPVFIGILMLFGIVAKNSILLIDFALEEMAAGKGKLEAVMEAGHKRAQPIVMTTVAMVAGMVPTAVAIGGDSGWRAPMGIVVIGGLTLSTLLTLLIVPAGFSLADGVEKRIGPWLARKVLGYEPEHRHAATARNDTAHGAFPAE